A portion of the Vreelandella subglaciescola genome contains these proteins:
- a CDS encoding heme lyase CcmF/NrfE family subunit translates to MLTKMIPEIGHFALIIALLMALVQAVVPLAGAATRRPLWMAYGRPMAVGQFVFIGIAYACLTASYMLDDFSVANVANNSNSMLPWYYKFSAVWGNHEGSVLLWSLMLAGWGLMASLCSRNLPRDMVARVIGVLGVIGSGFLLFVLITSNPFSRLLPNVPQDGADLNPLLQDFGLVVHPPMLYMGYVGFSVVFAFAIAALLGGRLDAAWTRWARPWTNIAWAFLTVGIALGSWWAYYELGWGGWWFWDPVENASLLPWLAGTALIHSLAVTEKRGSFKSWTVLLAIATFSLSLMGTFLVRSGVLTSVHAFANDPARGFFILMLLAITVTLSLLLFALRAPKVSHKVGFNWLSRDSLLLINNIVLVIMTVTILLGTLYPLILDALGLGKISVGPPYFNTLFVPLAIVMSLFMGLGPIARWKQMPGRELYSRVWLSGVAALVLGALIPVFYGPEWNAQVMLGMMLALWIVLPLLRDIVVKARSAKTFGRGLKKFSLAHWGMVLGHLGIAVTMVGVAVVSNGNIERSVRMAPGDSAEMAGYTFTMQEFTERRGPNYLADTAVIRVERENGSSFMMRPEKRLYLATGMPLTQVALRAGFTRDLYVAMGEDLGDGSWAIRLQYKPLVRWLWLGGLLMAAGGLLAVADKRYRRAPKRRRGVASDTASSQEASG, encoded by the coding sequence ATGTTGACGAAAATGATTCCCGAAATTGGCCATTTTGCGCTAATTATCGCGCTACTGATGGCACTGGTGCAGGCCGTGGTGCCGCTTGCCGGCGCGGCCACCCGGCGCCCGCTATGGATGGCCTACGGCCGCCCCATGGCGGTCGGGCAGTTTGTCTTTATCGGCATTGCCTACGCCTGCCTGACGGCCAGCTACATGCTGGATGATTTCAGCGTGGCGAACGTGGCCAATAACTCCAACTCAATGCTGCCGTGGTATTACAAGTTCAGTGCGGTGTGGGGTAACCATGAAGGCTCGGTGCTGCTTTGGAGCTTAATGCTTGCGGGCTGGGGGCTGATGGCATCACTTTGTTCGCGCAACCTGCCGCGTGACATGGTGGCGCGGGTGATCGGCGTCCTGGGTGTCATTGGTTCCGGGTTTTTGCTGTTTGTGCTGATTACCTCCAACCCGTTTTCCCGCCTGCTGCCCAACGTGCCCCAGGACGGCGCCGACCTTAATCCGCTGCTGCAAGATTTTGGCCTGGTGGTGCATCCGCCGATGCTCTATATGGGCTATGTCGGTTTTTCCGTGGTGTTCGCCTTTGCCATTGCCGCGCTGCTGGGCGGCCGGCTGGACGCTGCCTGGACTCGCTGGGCGCGCCCCTGGACCAACATTGCCTGGGCCTTTTTAACCGTAGGCATCGCGCTGGGTAGCTGGTGGGCCTATTACGAACTTGGCTGGGGCGGCTGGTGGTTCTGGGATCCGGTGGAAAACGCTTCGCTGCTACCGTGGCTGGCCGGTACCGCGCTGATTCACTCGCTTGCCGTGACCGAGAAGCGCGGCTCGTTCAAAAGTTGGACGGTGCTCTTGGCCATTGCGACGTTCTCACTATCGCTGATGGGTACCTTCCTGGTGCGCTCGGGCGTGTTGACCTCGGTGCACGCCTTTGCCAACGACCCCGCGCGCGGGTTTTTCATTCTGATGCTGCTGGCGATTACCGTCACGCTGTCGCTTTTGTTGTTTGCCCTGCGCGCGCCCAAGGTCAGCCACAAGGTGGGCTTTAACTGGCTATCGCGGGATTCGCTGCTGCTGATCAATAACATTGTGCTGGTCATCATGACCGTGACTATCCTGCTGGGCACGCTGTATCCGCTGATTCTCGACGCGCTGGGGCTGGGTAAAATCAGCGTTGGCCCGCCGTATTTCAACACCTTGTTTGTGCCGCTGGCGATCGTTATGAGCCTGTTTATGGGGCTTGGCCCGATTGCCCGCTGGAAGCAGATGCCGGGCCGCGAGCTGTACTCCCGGGTGTGGCTGTCCGGTGTGGCCGCGCTGGTGCTGGGCGCGCTGATTCCGGTGTTTTATGGTCCCGAATGGAACGCCCAAGTCATGCTGGGCATGATGTTGGCGCTGTGGATTGTGCTGCCGCTGCTGCGTGATATCGTGGTCAAAGCGCGCAGTGCCAAGACCTTTGGCCGCGGCTTGAAAAAGTTCTCGTTGGCTCACTGGGGCATGGTGCTGGGGCATCTGGGGATCGCCGTGACCATGGTCGGTGTGGCAGTGGTCTCCAACGGCAACATTGAGCGCAGCGTGCGCATGGCGCCGGGTGATTCGGCCGAGATGGCCGGCTACACCTTCACCATGCAGGAATTTACCGAGCGGCGCGGCCCCAACTACCTGGCGGATACCGCGGTGATTCGCGTCGAGCGCGAGAACGGCAGTAGCTTTATGATGCGCCCGGAAAAACGCCTGTATCTGGCGACCGGCATGCCCCTGACCCAGGTGGCGCTGCGCGCTGGTTTTACCCGCGATCTGTACGTAGCGATGGGTGAAGACCTGGGCGACGGCAGCTGGGCCATACGCCTGCAGTACAAGCCGCTAGTGCGCTGGCTGTGGCTGGGTGGCCTGCTGATGGCCGCCGGCGGACTGCTTGCCGTGGCTGATAAGCGTTATCGCCGTGCGCCCAAGCGCCGCCGGGGCGTCGCGTCGGATACGGCGTCATCACAGGAGGCCTCCGGATGA
- a CDS encoding DsbE family thiol:disulfide interchange protein: MKRRLLLFLPLIAFLGLAAFFYYRLGLDPSYRDSALIKRDFPAFSASTLKDPERRVDESLLKGEVTLVNVWGEWCPACKQEMPQLLDLADRGIRMVGVDYRDTREKGQQFLEEFGDPFELNIFDPDGDLGFDLGVYGAPETFLVDADGVIRYHHTGYIAPEDVRDVIVPEVEKWQ, from the coding sequence ATGAAGCGTCGACTGTTGTTGTTTTTGCCGCTTATCGCCTTTCTGGGGCTGGCCGCGTTTTTTTATTATCGTCTGGGGCTGGATCCGTCGTACCGGGATTCAGCGTTGATCAAGCGGGACTTCCCTGCGTTCAGCGCCTCGACCCTGAAAGACCCCGAGCGCCGCGTTGATGAATCGCTGCTCAAGGGCGAGGTCACGCTGGTCAACGTCTGGGGCGAATGGTGTCCCGCCTGTAAGCAGGAGATGCCACAGCTGCTGGATCTGGCGGATCGCGGCATCCGCATGGTGGGCGTCGACTATCGCGACACCCGCGAGAAAGGCCAGCAATTTCTGGAAGAGTTCGGCGACCCGTTCGAGCTCAATATTTTTGATCCCGACGGCGATCTGGGCTTTGACCTGGGCGTTTACGGCGCACCGGAAACCTTTCTAGTTGATGCTGACGGCGTGATTCGCTATCACCATACGGGCTATATTGCCCCCGAAGACGTGCGCGACGTGATTGTGCCGGAGGTGGAAAAATGGCAATAA
- a CDS encoding cytochrome c-type biogenesis protein, whose translation MAITRWLLAALLMTTAMTLATGVLAGGIEVRDFDSPVQKTRYLDLTSSMRCPLCENQAIGDSDAPISGDMRDRVYTLLQDDKSDTEIVNYMVQRFGEYILYNPRLDNRTYLLWGIPVALLLAGALLVVLLVRARRNASVASLSADERARLDELINRKRSP comes from the coding sequence ATGGCAATAACCCGCTGGCTGTTGGCCGCCCTGTTGATGACGACGGCAATGACGCTTGCCACTGGCGTGCTTGCCGGTGGCATCGAGGTGCGCGACTTTGACAGCCCCGTGCAGAAGACGCGCTACCTCGACCTGACGTCGTCGATGCGCTGCCCGCTGTGCGAAAACCAAGCCATTGGCGATTCCGACGCGCCCATCTCCGGCGATATGCGTGACCGCGTGTATACGCTGTTGCAGGACGACAAGTCGGATACTGAAATCGTCAACTACATGGTTCAGCGCTTCGGCGAGTACATTCTGTATAACCCGCGGCTGGACAATCGCACCTACCTGCTCTGGGGTATTCCCGTTGCGCTGTTGTTGGCCGGCGCGTTGTTGGTGGTGCTGCTCGTACGCGCCCGGCGCAACGCCTCAGTCGCCTCGCTCAGCGCCGATGAGCGTGCCCGCCTTGATGAATTAATTAACCGCAAGAGGTCTCCATGA
- the ccmI gene encoding c-type cytochrome biogenesis protein CcmI yields MIPLWIGFAVLLVLALWFLVLPLRESRRLHDTLAADEANDTAAEQNVAIFRRRLESLDAARARGDIDETQYAQDRLELERSLLGDTERLSRRPLKVSSAGRIAVPLLMVAVVLASVIWYQQQGAEGDLALYAVQQEVQNDPDGSLAMYLERMEAQAERQPDNPNVWGELFPLYRQTGQPEKAAAALERLIALKGRRAPLLAQLAQIRFFMAERKLTPEVQALVDEIREKDPREPTMLGVMGIHAFGNGDYETAIDRWRRAVANVQNPDTEASLKQGIQVAQQRLGIDPDDAADAQAPSHGVAVQVALDPSLRDQVADDATVFITARDLAGELPPLAVVRTTIAELPTTVTLGENNAMSPQATLAQVDNARLVVRVSPSGQAMPQPGDLFGDADNVPVGAVADSDAVEVTINRVFK; encoded by the coding sequence ATGATACCGCTGTGGATTGGGTTTGCCGTACTGCTGGTGCTGGCACTCTGGTTTCTGGTGTTGCCGCTGCGCGAGTCGCGCCGCCTGCACGATACGCTGGCGGCTGACGAAGCCAACGACACCGCTGCCGAGCAAAACGTAGCGATTTTCCGGCGCCGGCTGGAGTCGCTTGACGCCGCCCGCGCGCGTGGCGATATCGATGAGACGCAATACGCGCAGGATCGCCTGGAGCTTGAGCGTAGCCTGCTTGGCGACACTGAACGCCTGTCGCGTCGCCCGCTCAAGGTCTCAAGTGCCGGCCGAATAGCCGTCCCGCTGCTTATGGTGGCGGTGGTGCTGGCAAGCGTCATCTGGTACCAGCAGCAGGGTGCTGAAGGCGATCTGGCGCTTTATGCCGTGCAACAGGAGGTGCAGAACGACCCTGACGGCTCGCTGGCCATGTATCTGGAGCGCATGGAGGCGCAGGCTGAACGCCAGCCGGACAATCCCAACGTCTGGGGCGAGCTGTTTCCGCTGTATCGCCAGACCGGCCAGCCGGAAAAAGCCGCCGCTGCGCTTGAGCGCCTGATCGCGCTGAAAGGTCGCCGTGCGCCGCTGCTCGCGCAGCTGGCACAAATTCGCTTTTTCATGGCCGAGCGCAAGCTCACCCCCGAGGTGCAGGCGCTGGTCGATGAAATCCGCGAAAAAGATCCCCGCGAGCCCACGATGCTGGGTGTAATGGGGATTCACGCCTTTGGCAACGGTGACTACGAGACGGCCATTGACCGCTGGCGTCGCGCGGTTGCCAACGTTCAGAATCCGGATACGGAAGCATCGCTCAAGCAGGGCATTCAGGTCGCCCAGCAGCGTTTGGGGATTGATCCGGATGACGCCGCCGATGCACAGGCGCCCAGCCACGGCGTAGCGGTGCAGGTCGCGCTGGACCCGTCACTGCGCGATCAGGTAGCCGACGACGCCACGGTGTTTATCACCGCGCGCGATCTCGCCGGTGAGCTGCCGCCGCTGGCGGTGGTGCGCACCACGATCGCCGAATTGCCGACCACCGTGACGCTGGGGGAAAACAACGCCATGTCGCCCCAGGCGACGCTTGCCCAGGTGGATAACGCCCGCCTGGTGGTGCGCGTATCGCCTTCGGGCCAGGCCATGCCCCAACCGGGAGACCTGTTCGGCGACGCCGATAACGTGCCCGTGGGGGCGGTGGCAGATAGCGACGCCGTTGAGGTGACCATTAACCGCGTCTTCAAGTAA
- the smc gene encoding chromosome segregation protein SMC: MRLTSIRLAGFKSFVDPVSVPFDGNMTAIVGPNGCGKSNIIDAVRWVMGESSAKTLRGESMADVIFNGSTGRKPVGQATIELKFDNRDGTMGGIYAQYAEIAVKRQVTRDGQSAYFFNGQKCRRRDIADLFMGTGLGPRSYAIIGQGMISRLIEARPDDLRATLEEAAGISKYKERRRETENRMRRTQENLDRLDDIREELDKQLERLKRQAEAAKRYQALKQQEHRLKGELALLRGRTLRAEQGHQESRVRELEIAVEKDVFGVRQCETRLEQAREQHDALAEVLDRHQQAFYATTTRIARLEQDQSHRKSRQAQLASDVDAAQRELAEQRRLSEGDAARLEAIDARLEMLLPDMEALEEQLEALETELADAAPQLESAEDAWATADENWRDASREAERGQDQLRDLEQRIERLRQERERRRAQRGDVDDVATLRGAHAEQQAALSEAEAEAERLAAQREHDQQRLSAARQTLQTQSQYREQAQAALSRIEGEQTSLKTLIDAALADHDPALDQALAERGLSQAPRLGEAIEVTPGWEEAVSWLLAPWLSARLVPIEALSALPEALAADWCLLDDAAVDAPAGTLAAQVYSAGALGTWLGSIRCVATAEEAQTLAPSLAPGQSVLSFDGVWQAPGFVRQKASGEGVDALLVTRRRYAELAAEHRVQEESLALAQAQLDEASETLETLESAREAHTQREREHAAALQQTALAERGQAQRIEHLESRAAELDEELARLDEDAAELTLTLEEQRARWGGAMARLEQASLGREDAQAARQLQRERRERLAQQQAPLKARQQELAIERERLSAERDSLNAQQARSDESEERLALRIAELEESCEALFEPDEMAVEELEELLHQREQQEGRLTDTRDQARALAEQLRTDELARQNHERTLEQSREQLQQRRMEVQALSLKAATQDEQLEELGHNAEELGETLPGEAEETRWQTTLEATTDKIRRLGAINLAAIEEYDQQAERRNYLEAQHAELTEALETLERAIRRIDQETRVRFKATFEEVDAGLQTLFPRVFGGGTAWLTLTGDDLLETGVAIMARPPGKKNSTIHLLSGGEKALTALSLVFAIFQLNPAPFCMLDEVDAPLDDANVGRYAKLVKEMSESVQFIYITHNKIAMEAAERLMGVTMQEPGVSRLVAVGVNEAAALADA, translated from the coding sequence ATGCGTTTAACCTCCATCCGTCTGGCCGGCTTCAAGTCGTTCGTTGATCCGGTCAGCGTGCCGTTTGACGGCAACATGACCGCGATTGTCGGCCCTAACGGCTGCGGCAAGTCCAACATTATCGACGCCGTGCGTTGGGTGATGGGCGAGTCGTCGGCCAAGACCCTGCGCGGCGAATCCATGGCCGACGTCATCTTCAACGGCTCTACCGGGCGCAAGCCGGTGGGCCAAGCGACCATCGAGCTCAAGTTTGATAACCGCGACGGCACCATGGGCGGGATTTACGCCCAGTACGCCGAAATCGCGGTCAAACGTCAGGTGACCCGGGACGGCCAATCGGCCTATTTCTTCAACGGCCAGAAGTGCCGCCGGCGCGATATTGCTGACCTGTTCATGGGCACGGGGCTGGGGCCGCGTTCCTACGCGATTATCGGCCAGGGTATGATCTCGCGGCTGATCGAAGCCCGCCCGGACGATCTGCGCGCCACGCTTGAAGAAGCCGCCGGCATTTCCAAATACAAGGAGCGCCGGCGGGAAACCGAAAACCGCATGCGCCGCACTCAGGAAAACCTCGACCGTCTGGACGATATCCGCGAAGAGCTCGACAAGCAGCTCGAACGGCTAAAGCGCCAGGCCGAAGCCGCCAAACGTTATCAGGCGCTCAAGCAGCAGGAGCACCGCCTCAAGGGCGAGCTGGCGCTGCTGCGCGGCCGCACCCTGCGCGCCGAGCAAGGCCATCAAGAAAGCCGCGTACGCGAGCTGGAGATCGCCGTCGAGAAAGATGTTTTCGGCGTGCGCCAGTGCGAAACCCGGCTGGAACAGGCGCGCGAGCAGCACGATGCGCTGGCTGAGGTGCTCGACCGCCACCAGCAGGCGTTTTACGCCACCACTACCCGCATCGCCCGTCTGGAGCAGGATCAATCCCACCGCAAAAGCCGCCAGGCGCAGCTGGCAAGCGACGTTGACGCCGCCCAGCGCGAGCTCGCGGAACAGCGCCGCTTAAGCGAAGGCGACGCCGCGCGCCTTGAGGCTATCGATGCGCGCCTTGAGATGCTGTTACCTGACATGGAAGCGCTTGAAGAGCAGCTGGAAGCGCTGGAAACCGAGCTGGCTGACGCCGCCCCGCAGCTGGAGAGCGCTGAAGACGCTTGGGCAACGGCCGATGAAAACTGGCGCGATGCCAGCCGCGAGGCCGAACGCGGTCAGGACCAGCTGCGCGATCTGGAGCAGCGTATCGAGCGCCTGCGCCAAGAGCGCGAGCGCCGGCGCGCCCAACGCGGCGACGTTGACGACGTGGCCACGCTGCGCGGGGCGCACGCCGAGCAGCAGGCAGCACTGAGTGAGGCCGAAGCCGAGGCCGAGCGCCTTGCCGCCCAGCGTGAGCACGACCAGCAGCGCTTAAGCGCTGCCCGCCAGACGCTGCAGACGCAAAGCCAATACCGTGAGCAGGCACAGGCCGCGCTCAGTCGTATTGAAGGCGAACAAACCTCGCTGAAAACGCTGATTGACGCGGCTCTTGCTGACCACGACCCGGCGCTTGATCAAGCGCTTGCCGAGCGGGGGCTTTCGCAGGCGCCACGGCTCGGCGAAGCCATCGAGGTAACGCCCGGCTGGGAAGAAGCCGTGTCATGGCTTTTGGCTCCGTGGTTAAGCGCCCGGCTGGTGCCCATCGAGGCGCTTTCCGCGCTGCCTGAGGCGCTCGCCGCCGACTGGTGCCTGCTGGATGACGCCGCCGTCGATGCGCCGGCCGGCACGCTCGCCGCACAGGTATATAGTGCCGGCGCGCTAGGCACCTGGCTGGGTAGTATTCGCTGCGTGGCCACTGCGGAAGAAGCCCAGACGCTGGCGCCGAGCCTTGCGCCAGGCCAAAGCGTACTCAGCTTCGATGGCGTCTGGCAGGCTCCCGGGTTCGTGCGCCAGAAAGCCTCGGGCGAGGGCGTTGATGCGCTGCTGGTTACCCGCCGACGCTACGCCGAGCTTGCCGCTGAACATCGCGTTCAGGAAGAATCACTGGCGCTTGCCCAGGCGCAGCTTGATGAGGCGAGTGAGACGTTGGAAACGCTGGAAAGCGCCCGCGAGGCTCATACCCAGCGCGAGCGCGAACACGCCGCCGCGCTGCAGCAAACGGCGCTGGCCGAGCGCGGCCAGGCTCAGCGTATCGAGCACCTTGAAAGCCGTGCCGCCGAGCTTGACGAAGAGCTTGCACGGCTCGACGAAGACGCCGCCGAGCTGACGCTGACGCTGGAAGAGCAGCGCGCGCGTTGGGGTGGCGCCATGGCGCGGCTGGAGCAGGCATCACTCGGCCGCGAAGACGCCCAGGCCGCGCGCCAGCTGCAGCGCGAACGGCGCGAGCGGCTGGCGCAACAGCAAGCGCCGCTCAAGGCTCGCCAACAGGAGCTGGCCATCGAGCGCGAGCGGTTGAGCGCCGAGCGCGACAGCCTGAATGCCCAACAGGCGCGCAGCGACGAAAGCGAAGAGCGGCTGGCGCTGCGTATCGCCGAGCTTGAAGAAAGCTGTGAAGCGCTGTTCGAGCCCGACGAGATGGCCGTCGAGGAGCTTGAAGAGCTATTGCACCAGCGCGAACAGCAGGAAGGGCGCCTGACCGACACCCGCGATCAGGCGCGCGCGCTTGCCGAGCAGCTGCGCACCGACGAGCTGGCGCGGCAAAATCACGAGCGCACGCTTGAGCAAAGCCGCGAGCAACTGCAGCAGCGGCGTATGGAGGTGCAGGCGCTGTCGTTGAAAGCCGCCACCCAGGACGAGCAGCTTGAAGAGTTGGGGCATAACGCCGAGGAGCTGGGCGAAACGCTGCCCGGCGAGGCCGAAGAAACCCGCTGGCAAACCACGCTTGAGGCCACCACGGATAAAATCCGCCGGCTTGGCGCGATCAACTTGGCCGCTATCGAAGAATACGACCAACAGGCCGAGCGGCGTAACTATCTGGAAGCCCAGCACGCCGAGCTTACCGAGGCGCTAGAAACGCTTGAACGAGCGATCCGGCGGATCGACCAAGAAACTCGGGTGCGCTTCAAAGCGACCTTTGAGGAAGTCGATGCGGGGCTACAGACGCTGTTTCCACGGGTGTTTGGCGGCGGCACGGCTTGGCTTACGCTCACCGGTGACGACCTGCTAGAAACCGGCGTGGCGATCATGGCGCGTCCGCCGGGCAAGAAGAACAGCACCATCCACCTGCTCTCCGGCGGCGAAAAAGCGTTGACGGCGCTGTCGCTGGTGTTCGCCATTTTTCAGCTCAATCCGGCGCCGTTTTGCATGCTCGACGAGGTTGATGCACCGCTGGACGACGCCAACGTAGGGCGCTACGCCAAGCTGGTGAAGGAAATGTCGGAAAGCGTGCAGTTTATCTACATCACCCACAACAAGATTGCCATGGAAGCCGCTGAACGGCTGATGGGGGTCACAATGCAGGAGCCCGGCGTGTCACGGCTGGTGGCCGTGGGCGTAAACGAAGCCGCTGCGTTGGCAGATGCCTAG
- a CDS encoding IS256 family transposase has translation MSKSTLHALSQPELEQDLLHETIRNGARKLIAEAVDAELAALLEQYADRKAPDGRQAVVRNGHLPQRHVQTGVGDVEVQVPKVRDRSGTGIRFNSTLLPPYLKRAKSLDELIPWLYLRGVSSGDFQEALSALVGDQAKGLSANTVSRLKARWQDEHKAWQRRDLSQKRYVYWWADGVYSNVRMDNKLCLLVIVGVTEHGHKELVAVEDGHRESEASWLELLESLKSQHLGVAPKLAVGDGALGFWKALTKAYPETRHQRCWVHKTANVLDKLPKALQPKVKSALHEIYLAETRDAAHTAFDSALKRFQDKYPKAMGCLKKDREELLAFYDFPAVHWIHLRTTNPIESTFATVRLRTKKSRGCGSRDTTLAMVFKLMQTAQKRWKRIKGFQLLELVVNNVEFQDGEAVEDQSDGNVA, from the coding sequence ATGTCAAAGTCTACCCTGCACGCTCTTTCACAACCAGAGTTGGAACAGGATCTATTGCACGAAACGATCCGTAATGGGGCCCGCAAGCTAATTGCTGAGGCTGTGGATGCCGAGCTGGCAGCGCTGCTTGAGCAGTATGCGGATCGTAAGGCACCGGACGGTCGTCAGGCTGTGGTTCGCAATGGCCACCTGCCTCAGCGTCACGTCCAGACCGGTGTTGGCGATGTCGAAGTGCAAGTACCCAAGGTCCGGGACCGCAGCGGGACCGGCATCCGTTTCAATAGCACGTTATTGCCGCCGTACCTGAAGCGGGCCAAGAGTCTGGATGAGCTGATCCCCTGGCTCTACCTGCGAGGCGTCTCGTCCGGAGACTTTCAGGAAGCCCTGAGCGCCTTGGTGGGCGATCAGGCCAAAGGTTTATCCGCCAATACGGTCTCCCGCTTGAAGGCCCGGTGGCAGGACGAGCACAAGGCTTGGCAGCGCCGGGATCTGAGCCAGAAGCGCTATGTCTACTGGTGGGCCGACGGCGTTTACAGCAACGTGCGTATGGACAACAAGCTGTGCTTGCTGGTCATCGTCGGTGTCACCGAGCATGGCCACAAGGAACTGGTCGCTGTTGAGGACGGACACCGGGAGTCCGAGGCGAGTTGGCTGGAACTGCTTGAGAGCCTGAAGAGCCAGCATTTGGGGGTCGCCCCGAAGCTGGCTGTGGGCGACGGTGCCTTGGGCTTTTGGAAGGCCCTGACCAAGGCCTACCCAGAGACCCGGCACCAGCGGTGCTGGGTGCATAAGACGGCCAATGTGCTCGATAAGCTTCCCAAGGCCCTGCAACCCAAGGTCAAGTCGGCTTTGCATGAGATCTACCTGGCCGAGACCCGGGACGCCGCCCACACGGCGTTTGACAGCGCACTGAAGCGTTTCCAGGACAAGTACCCGAAGGCCATGGGGTGCCTTAAAAAAGATCGGGAGGAGTTACTGGCCTTTTACGATTTTCCGGCGGTGCATTGGATTCATCTGCGCACCACCAACCCGATTGAGTCGACCTTTGCCACGGTGCGGCTAAGGACGAAGAAAAGCCGGGGCTGTGGGTCCAGAGACACCACCTTAGCGATGGTATTCAAGTTGATGCAAACCGCCCAGAAACGGTGGAAACGCATTAAGGGATTTCAGCTCCTGGAACTGGTCGTTAACAACGTCGAGTTCCAGGACGGAGAAGCAGTGGAGGATCAATCAGACGGGAACGTTGCCTGA
- a CDS encoding cell division protein ZipA C-terminal FtsZ-binding domain-containing protein produces MELREWLIILGLALVSLIVIDGVRRLQRQRRVPRLDQAAHAAGSSDPDEAAREAELDWELPNGGARVVKPADYSAMTEKPKLKRREPEQAASSRVLSEFRRSASSPAPQTAPDVTMPVSSPVPPSAPPSAETAAHDDVEEETPTPAFAIRADAEDARAHQVHYRAEAEPREAPRRQLSADIVGEYDEDEDEYRLVDFEGMGRSMKKRLAKRQKDKQHAKQLKQQEKARRAEAQAKEQAERQARKQQDQEDKQRRVEAQQAADAEQARLAAEPQRQVDAERAAADAAAAEASAAEDAFQPDDYQPEEWEDDALPAGDPVLEQALRNDVPGGPARDTLTDADEMIVISVLSRDEEGFDGVKLLQLLMACGLRYSRGLGVFHRFETESEDSALQFSMVNVVKPGSFPVEEGEPFTSPGITFLMPLPGGEDSAAAFEAMVETAMVVVRHMGGELKDENHSVMTAQTIEFARQRVHEFERRHRLHRQLQAQ; encoded by the coding sequence ATGGAACTAAGAGAGTGGCTAATCATATTAGGGCTGGCGTTGGTTTCACTCATCGTCATTGATGGTGTACGCCGGCTCCAGCGTCAGCGCCGCGTCCCGCGTCTGGATCAGGCTGCTCATGCGGCCGGCAGCAGCGATCCCGATGAAGCAGCGCGGGAAGCCGAGCTTGACTGGGAGCTGCCCAACGGCGGCGCCCGGGTAGTCAAGCCTGCCGATTACAGCGCCATGACGGAAAAGCCCAAATTGAAGCGTCGGGAGCCCGAACAGGCCGCCTCATCTCGGGTGCTGTCCGAGTTCCGCCGTTCGGCTTCTTCTCCGGCGCCGCAGACCGCACCCGACGTTACTATGCCGGTATCATCGCCGGTGCCACCATCGGCGCCGCCCTCTGCCGAGACGGCTGCGCATGACGATGTGGAGGAGGAGACGCCAACTCCCGCGTTTGCGATTCGTGCCGATGCAGAAGATGCCCGGGCGCACCAGGTACATTACCGTGCCGAGGCCGAGCCCCGTGAAGCACCGCGCCGCCAGTTGAGCGCCGATATCGTCGGTGAGTACGACGAGGACGAAGACGAGTACCGCCTTGTCGACTTTGAGGGCATGGGGCGTTCGATGAAGAAGCGTCTGGCCAAGCGGCAGAAGGACAAGCAGCACGCCAAACAGCTCAAGCAGCAAGAAAAGGCGCGCCGTGCCGAAGCGCAGGCCAAAGAACAGGCCGAGCGTCAGGCACGTAAACAGCAGGACCAGGAAGACAAGCAGCGCCGCGTGGAAGCACAGCAGGCCGCCGACGCCGAACAGGCGCGCCTGGCCGCAGAACCGCAGCGTCAGGTTGATGCGGAACGCGCGGCTGCCGATGCTGCCGCAGCGGAGGCCTCAGCAGCAGAGGATGCTTTTCAGCCGGACGACTATCAGCCGGAAGAGTGGGAAGACGATGCTCTTCCCGCAGGAGATCCGGTGCTGGAACAAGCGCTGCGCAACGACGTGCCGGGTGGCCCCGCCCGCGATACCCTGACCGATGCCGATGAAATGATCGTGATCAGCGTCCTGTCGCGCGACGAAGAGGGCTTTGACGGCGTCAAGCTATTGCAGCTGTTGATGGCCTGCGGGCTGCGCTATAGCCGCGGTCTGGGTGTTTTCCATCGCTTTGAAACCGAAAGCGAAGACAGCGCGCTACAGTTTTCCATGGTCAACGTGGTCAAGCCCGGCTCTTTCCCGGTGGAAGAAGGCGAGCCCTTTACCAGCCCTGGTATTACGTTTTTGATGCCGCTACCCGGCGGTGAAGACAGCGCCGCGGCCTTTGAAGCCATGGTCGAAACAGCCATGGTGGTGGTTCGCCACATGGGCGGTGAGCTAAAGGATGAAAACCACAGCGTGATGACTGCGCAAACCATCGAATTTGCTCGCCAGCGGGTGCACGAGTTTGAGCGTCGCCACCGCCTGCATCGCCAGCTACAGGCGCAGTAA